The following nucleotide sequence is from Brachyspira suanatina.
ATACAAAAAATATTCTTTTAATAATTTACATATTTAAAATAAGTATTTTCTATTTAGTATTGATTTACATAAAAATATCTACTATAATAAATATATAATAATAAATTAAGGATTTTTATTGTGAAAAAATATATACTAACTATATTATTTTGTGCTATGTTTTTCTATTCATGTTCTTCAAAAGAATCAAATATTTCAAATGATAATTCACTTGTAATATATTGTCCGCATCCTTTAGAGTTTATAAATCCTCTTATTGATGATTTTAAAGCTAAAAATCCAGGTATAAATGTTGATGTTATAGCAGCCGGAACAGGAGAACTTATAAAAAGAGTTGAATCTGAAAAAAATAATCCTTTAGGAGATATACTTTGGGGCGGAAGTTTGAATCTTATAAGAAATAAAATAGACCTATTTGAAAATTATACTTCTACTAATGAAGAAAATATTGCTGAAGCATATAAAAATACTGAAGGAGCTTTAACTAGATTCACTACTATGCCTAGTGTTATAATGGTTAATACAAATCTAGCAGGCAACATAAAAATAGAAGGTTATGAGGATTTACTTAATCCTGCATTAAAAGGAAAAATAGCTGCTGCTGATCCTTCTGCTTCTTCATCTGCTTTCGAGCATTTGGTAAATATGCTTTATGCTATGGGCAAAGGCGATCCTGAAAAAGGTTGGGATTATGTACAAAAATTATGTGCTAATTTAGACGGAAAATTATTAAGCGGTTCTTCTGCCGTTTATAAAGGTGTAGCTGACGGTGAATATACTGTTGGTTTAACTTTTGAGGAAGGCGGTGCTAATTATGTATCTGCTGGTTCTCCCGTTAAATTAATATATATGAAAGAAGGTGTTGTTTTTAAAGCAGATCCTATATGCATAATAAAAAATGCTAAGAACTTAGAAAATGCTAAAAAGTTCGTTGACTATGCCACAAGCTATGATGCTCAAAAAATAATAAATGATGAATTAAACAGAAGATCTGTAAGAGTTGATTTACCTTCTTCAACTATACTTCAGTCTGTAGATACTATTAATATAATCAAAGATGATGAAACTGTAGTTGATCAAAATAAACAAAATTGGCTAAATAAATTTAAAGATATTTTTACTAGTATATAAGAAATACAATATTTCATTATTGTAAAACATTTCTAGCCTTTTATAAAAGATGCATTTTTTATATTATACATCTTTTATTAAAGAATATATAATATTTTTCATAGATTAATAATTTAAAGGAGTTCGTTATGAAAAACTTTATTCTTTTCATCATACTGATGCTATCAATGACTTTATTCTATTCATGTTCTTCGGGAGATTCAAAAAATGCTAATTCATTAGTAATATACTGTTCTCATCCATTGGATTTAATGAATACTATTTTAGATGATTTCAAAGCTAAAAATCCTGATATAAATGTTGAAGTAGTTACAGCAGGTACTGGAGAATTATTAAAAAGAGTAGAAGCTGAAAAAATGAATCCATTAGGAGATGTTCTATGGGGAGGAACATTGAACAGTGTTAAATCAAAAACAGATTTATTTGAAAGTTATACTTCTACTAATGAAGCAAATATTTTAGATGATTTTAAAAATACAGAAGGACCTTTCACTAGATTTTCAGCAATACCTAGCATATTAATGGTTAATACAAATCTAGCAGGCAACATAAAAATAGAAGGCTATGAAGATTTACTTAATCCTGAATTAAAAGGAAAAATAGCTGCTGCTGATCCTTCTGCTTCTTCATCTGCTTTCGAGCATTTGGTAAATATGCTTTATGCTATGGGCAAAGGCGATCCTGAAAAAGGTTGGGATTATGTACAAAAATTATGTGCTAATTTAGACGGTAAATTATTAAGTGGTTCTTCTGCTGTTTATAAAGGTGTAGCTGATGGTGAATATGCTGTTGGTTTGACTTATGAAGAACCTGGAATAAGCTATATGTCTTCAGGCTCTCCTGTAAAAGTAGTATATATGAAAGAAGGCGTTATATCTAAGCCTGACGGAGTATATATTATAAAAGGTAGCAAAAATTTAGAAAATGCTAAAAAATTCATAGACTATTGCGTAAGTTTAGATGCCCAAAATATGCTTGTTGAAAAATTAAGCAGAAGGGCAATAAGAAATGATGCTGTTATTACAGATATGGTAAAACCTATGTCTGAAATATATTCTATTACTGATAATGCTGATGTTGTAGAAGAAAGCCGTCAAAAATGGTTGGATAAATTTAAGGATATTTTCACTAGTATCTAATAATTTATAAATAAAAATTAAAAAGGATTGATATCATGAAAAAAATTATTCTAATCTGCAGTGCAGTAATACTATCACTAGCACTATTTTATTCTTGTTCTTCAAGCGAATCTGGTACACAAAGCGGACAAGGCGGTAATTCACTTGTAATATATTGCCCTCATCCATTAGAATTTATAAATCCATTGGTAGATGATTTTAAAGCTAAAAATCCGGGAATAAATGTTGATATTATAGCTGCTGGAGTTGGAGAACTTCTTAAAAGAGTTGAATCTGAAAAAGATAATCCATTAGGCGACATACTTTGGGGAGGAAGTTTGAATACTGTAAAACCTAAAGTAGAATTATTTGAAAATTATACTACTACTAATGAAACAAGCATAGCAGATGCATATAAAAATGTTGAAGGAGCTATTACAAGATTCACTGCTATCCCAAGTGTTATAATGGTTAACACTAATTTAGCAGGAAATATAAAAATAGAAGGGTATGAAGATTTACTTAATCCTGCATTAAAAGGAAAAATAGCATTTGCTGATCCTTCTGCTTCTTCATCTTCTTTTGAGCATTTAGTAAATATGCTTTATGCTATGGGTAAAGGCGATCCTGAAAAAGGATGGGATTATGTACAAAAATTATGTGCTAATTTAGATGGTAAATTATTAAGCGGTTCTTCTGCTGTTTATAAAGGTGTAGCTGACGGTGAATATACTGTTGGTTTAACTTTTGAGGAAGGTGGCGCTAATTATGTATCCGCTGGTTCTCCTGTTAAATTAGTATATATGAAAGAAGGTGTTATCATTAAACCAGATGGTATATATATAATAAAAAATGCTAAAAACTTAGAAAATGCTAAAAAGTTTGTTGATTATGCAACAAGCTATGATGCTCAAAAAATAATTAATGACAAATTAAACAGAAGATCTGTAAGAAGTGATTTACCTCCTTCTGATATACTTCAATCTGTAGAGACTATAAATGTTATTACAGATGATGAAACTGTAGTTGATCAAAACAAACAAAATTGGCTAAATAAATTTAAAGATATTTTTACTAGTATCTAATAAATAAAAAACTAATATAAAAGAGTATAATATATTTTATACTCTTTTATATTATAAATTTAAATTAAAAAGGAATCATATATGAAAAAAATTGTTCTAATCTGCAGTGCAGTAATACTATCACTAGCACTATTTTATTCTTGTTCTTCAAGCGAATCTGGTACACAAAGCGGACAAGGCGGTAATTCACTTGTAATATATTGCCCTCACCCATTAGAATTTATAAATCCATTGGTAGATGATTTTAAAGCTAAAAAT
It contains:
- a CDS encoding ABC transporter substrate-binding protein, whose translation is MKKYILTILFCAMFFYSCSSKESNISNDNSLVIYCPHPLEFINPLIDDFKAKNPGINVDVIAAGTGELIKRVESEKNNPLGDILWGGSLNLIRNKIDLFENYTSTNEENIAEAYKNTEGALTRFTTMPSVIMVNTNLAGNIKIEGYEDLLNPALKGKIAAADPSASSSAFEHLVNMLYAMGKGDPEKGWDYVQKLCANLDGKLLSGSSAVYKGVADGEYTVGLTFEEGGANYVSAGSPVKLIYMKEGVVFKADPICIIKNAKNLENAKKFVDYATSYDAQKIINDELNRRSVRVDLPSSTILQSVDTINIIKDDETVVDQNKQNWLNKFKDIFTSI
- a CDS encoding ABC transporter substrate-binding protein, with product MKNFILFIILMLSMTLFYSCSSGDSKNANSLVIYCSHPLDLMNTILDDFKAKNPDINVEVVTAGTGELLKRVEAEKMNPLGDVLWGGTLNSVKSKTDLFESYTSTNEANILDDFKNTEGPFTRFSAIPSILMVNTNLAGNIKIEGYEDLLNPELKGKIAAADPSASSSAFEHLVNMLYAMGKGDPEKGWDYVQKLCANLDGKLLSGSSAVYKGVADGEYAVGLTYEEPGISYMSSGSPVKVVYMKEGVISKPDGVYIIKGSKNLENAKKFIDYCVSLDAQNMLVEKLSRRAIRNDAVITDMVKPMSEIYSITDNADVVEESRQKWLDKFKDIFTSI
- a CDS encoding ABC transporter substrate-binding protein, with translation MKKIILICSAVILSLALFYSCSSSESGTQSGQGGNSLVIYCPHPLEFINPLVDDFKAKNPGINVDIIAAGVGELLKRVESEKDNPLGDILWGGSLNTVKPKVELFENYTTTNETSIADAYKNVEGAITRFTAIPSVIMVNTNLAGNIKIEGYEDLLNPALKGKIAFADPSASSSSFEHLVNMLYAMGKGDPEKGWDYVQKLCANLDGKLLSGSSAVYKGVADGEYTVGLTFEEGGANYVSAGSPVKLVYMKEGVIIKPDGIYIIKNAKNLENAKKFVDYATSYDAQKIINDKLNRRSVRSDLPPSDILQSVETINVITDDETVVDQNKQNWLNKFKDIFTSI